In a genomic window of Variovorax paradoxus:
- a CDS encoding ABC transporter substrate-binding protein, with translation MKRRDVLKAGAAGALMPGFAIGQQAKVIKFVPQADLALLDPVQTTGLVTRNHAMMVFDTLYGMDNQFQPQPQMVAGHQVGDDGKTWTLTLRDKLAFHDGTPVLARDAVASIERWAKVDVLGQLMRAQLDELSAPSDKTLRFRFKKPFPLLPLALSKTSGMCPIMPARLAATEPSVQVTEMMGSGPFRFVPGERVPGSRVVYQKFAGYVPREGAPAFTSGAKIAYVDRVEWHTIPDAATAAAALQSGEVDWWEQPIPDLIPVLRGHKDINVQVHDKAGSMAMIRFNQLNAPFDKPAVRRALLAGITQSDYMMAAMGEDKLRWRDNVGFFLPGTPYANDGGMASLTSARSLEKVKKDLAAAGYKGEKVVMLVPTDFAVLNAMSEVAGDYFKRVGINLDYQSLDWGTVLQRLASKQPIDKGGWNLFCNFVPGIITTSPPLHTYMRGVGAKGTFGWPESAKHEALLDAFFGAAALPEQQRLAREMQLQAFQDVPYIPTGLMLQPAAYRKSLSGMLDGSPLFHNIKKA, from the coding sequence ATGAAACGCAGAGATGTCCTCAAGGCCGGCGCCGCCGGTGCATTGATGCCGGGCTTCGCCATCGGCCAACAGGCCAAGGTGATCAAGTTCGTCCCGCAGGCAGACCTCGCGCTGCTCGACCCGGTGCAGACCACGGGCTTGGTCACGCGCAATCACGCGATGATGGTGTTCGACACGCTCTACGGCATGGACAACCAGTTCCAGCCGCAGCCGCAGATGGTTGCCGGGCATCAGGTCGGCGATGACGGCAAGACCTGGACGCTCACGCTGCGCGACAAGCTCGCGTTCCATGACGGCACTCCAGTGCTCGCACGCGATGCGGTTGCCAGCATCGAGCGCTGGGCCAAGGTCGACGTGCTGGGGCAGCTGATGCGAGCGCAACTCGACGAGCTCAGCGCGCCGAGCGACAAGACCCTGCGTTTTCGCTTCAAGAAGCCGTTTCCCTTGCTACCGCTCGCACTGAGCAAGACCAGCGGCATGTGTCCGATCATGCCGGCGCGTTTGGCCGCCACCGAGCCGTCAGTGCAGGTGACGGAGATGATGGGCAGCGGGCCCTTTCGCTTCGTGCCCGGCGAACGGGTGCCGGGGTCGCGCGTGGTGTATCAGAAGTTCGCGGGCTACGTCCCTCGTGAGGGCGCACCAGCCTTCACCTCGGGCGCCAAGATCGCCTATGTCGATCGCGTGGAGTGGCACACCATCCCCGACGCCGCCACGGCCGCTGCAGCGTTGCAGTCCGGAGAGGTGGATTGGTGGGAGCAGCCCATCCCGGACCTGATCCCGGTGTTGCGTGGCCACAAGGACATCAACGTGCAGGTCCACGACAAGGCCGGCTCGATGGCGATGATTCGCTTCAATCAGCTCAACGCGCCCTTCGACAAACCCGCGGTACGCCGCGCGCTGCTTGCGGGCATCACGCAGTCGGACTACATGATGGCCGCGATGGGCGAGGACAAGCTGCGCTGGCGCGACAACGTGGGCTTCTTCCTGCCGGGCACGCCCTACGCCAACGACGGTGGCATGGCATCCCTCACGAGCGCGAGGAGCCTCGAAAAGGTCAAGAAGGACCTTGCCGCAGCAGGTTACAAGGGCGAGAAAGTGGTGATGCTGGTGCCGACCGACTTCGCGGTGCTCAACGCGATGAGCGAAGTGGCGGGTGATTACTTCAAGCGCGTGGGCATCAACCTCGACTACCAGTCGCTCGACTGGGGCACGGTGCTGCAGCGCCTGGCCTCCAAGCAGCCGATCGACAAGGGCGGCTGGAACCTGTTTTGTAACTTCGTGCCGGGCATCATCACTACCAGCCCGCCGTTGCACACCTACATGCGCGGCGTCGGGGCCAAGGGCACATTCGGCTGGCCCGAAAGCGCCAAGCACGAGGCGCTGCTCGATGCTTTCTTCGGTGCCGCCGCACTCCCGGAGCAGCAGCGCTTGGCCCGCGAGATGCAGCTACAGGCCTTCCAGGATGTGCCCTACATCCCGACGGGACTGATGCTGCAGCCGGCCGCGTACCGCAAGAGCCTGAGCGGCATGCTTGACGGCTCGCCGCTGTTCCACAACATCAAGAAGGCCTGA